The Streptomyces sp. NL15-2K genome contains a region encoding:
- a CDS encoding UvrD-helicase domain-containing protein: MAAQAQQEIAVDSVQDSAPDSVRDREISIEQEHLDRVYRRLEEKIHEAEFLMNDAAKRGQVGTPGALAERDAQVFRAGVHLNRLNNEFEDFLFGRIDLLPGKDGKKGPDGAYTAVEPAEGAVRDDNTADIAETLHIGRIGVLDEDYAPLVIDWRAPAAAPFYRSTPVDPGRVVRRRVIRSKGRRVLGVEDDLMRPELKAFIGGRELPVIGDGALMAALGQARTHTMRDIVASIQAEQDLVIRAPAASVTYVEGGPGTGKTAVALHRAAYLLYQDRRRYAGGILIVSPTPLLVAYTEGVLPSLGEEGQVAIRAIGSLAGDTAGAEATLYDSPATARAKGSYRMLKVLRKAARGALELNDSPARLRVVAFGRRLELEAEELNRIRQSALGGTAPVNLLRPRARKLLLDALWAQSGSAGRHTDPELAAELRSSFDEDVSSEDSFGEFLDAWWPELTPKAVLDAMADERRLGRWARRVLNPGEVRRVARSLRRDGHTVHDIAMLDELQSILGTPARPRRKRELDPLDQLTGLEELMPVREETQRERAERLAQERTEYAHVIVDEAQDVTPMQWRMIGRRGRHATWTVVGDPAQSSWSDPDEAAQARDEALGTRPRRRFQLTVNYRNPAEIAELAAKVLALAMPGSESPSAVRSTGVRPRFSVVRESLAQTVRSEAARLLDLVDGTVGVVVAMNRREEAARWVAGLGDRVVALGSLEAKGLEYDATVVVSPAEIADESPAGLRVLYVALTRATQQLTVVSGERDAPDANGVPDLLRD; encoded by the coding sequence GTGGCCGCTCAGGCTCAGCAGGAAATCGCGGTCGACTCGGTTCAGGACTCCGCACCGGATTCGGTTCGGGACCGGGAGATCAGCATCGAACAGGAACACCTGGACCGGGTGTACCGGCGCCTCGAGGAGAAGATCCACGAGGCCGAGTTCCTCATGAACGACGCGGCCAAGCGCGGCCAGGTCGGCACGCCCGGCGCGCTCGCCGAGCGGGACGCCCAGGTCTTCCGGGCGGGCGTGCACCTCAACCGCCTGAACAACGAGTTCGAGGACTTCCTCTTCGGCCGGATCGACCTCCTGCCCGGAAAGGACGGCAAGAAGGGACCCGACGGCGCCTACACCGCCGTGGAGCCCGCCGAAGGCGCCGTGCGGGACGACAACACCGCCGACATCGCCGAGACCCTGCACATCGGCCGCATCGGTGTCCTCGACGAGGACTACGCCCCGCTGGTGATCGACTGGCGGGCGCCCGCCGCCGCCCCCTTCTACCGGTCCACCCCGGTCGACCCGGGCCGGGTCGTGCGCCGACGCGTGATCCGTTCCAAGGGGCGCCGCGTGCTCGGCGTCGAGGACGACCTGATGCGCCCCGAGCTGAAGGCCTTCATCGGCGGCCGGGAACTGCCCGTCATCGGCGACGGCGCCCTGATGGCCGCCCTCGGCCAGGCCCGCACCCACACCATGCGGGACATCGTCGCCTCCATCCAGGCCGAGCAGGACCTGGTGATCCGCGCCCCCGCCGCCTCCGTGACCTACGTCGAGGGCGGCCCGGGCACGGGCAAGACGGCCGTCGCCCTGCACCGGGCGGCGTATCTGCTGTACCAGGACCGGCGCCGGTACGCGGGCGGCATCCTGATCGTCTCCCCGACCCCGCTGCTCGTGGCGTACACCGAGGGCGTGCTGCCCTCCCTCGGCGAGGAGGGCCAGGTCGCCATCCGCGCGATCGGCTCACTCGCCGGCGACACGGCCGGCGCCGAGGCCACGCTGTACGACTCCCCGGCCACGGCCCGCGCCAAGGGCTCGTACCGCATGCTCAAGGTGCTGCGGAAGGCCGCCCGCGGCGCCCTGGAGCTGAACGATTCGCCGGCCCGGCTGCGGGTCGTCGCCTTCGGCCGCCGCCTGGAGCTGGAGGCCGAGGAGCTCAACCGCATCCGCCAGAGCGCTCTCGGCGGCACCGCGCCCGTCAACCTGCTCCGCCCCCGCGCCCGCAAGCTGCTCCTGGACGCCCTGTGGGCGCAGTCCGGCAGCGCCGGCCGGCACACCGACCCGGAGCTGGCCGCCGAGCTGCGTTCCTCCTTCGACGAGGACGTCAGCTCCGAGGACAGCTTCGGCGAGTTCCTGGACGCCTGGTGGCCGGAGCTGACCCCGAAGGCCGTACTCGACGCCATGGCCGACGAGCGGCGGCTCGGGCGCTGGGCCCGGCGGGTGCTGAACCCGGGCGAGGTGCGCAGGGTGGCCCGCTCCCTGAGACGCGACGGCCACACCGTGCACGACATCGCGATGCTCGACGAGCTCCAGTCCATCCTCGGCACCCCGGCCCGTCCTCGCCGCAAGCGCGAGCTGGACCCGCTCGACCAGCTCACCGGCCTGGAGGAGCTGATGCCGGTGCGCGAGGAGACCCAGCGCGAGCGGGCCGAGCGGCTCGCCCAGGAGCGCACCGAGTACGCGCACGTCATCGTCGACGAGGCCCAGGACGTCACGCCGATGCAGTGGCGCATGATCGGCCGTAGGGGCCGGCACGCCACCTGGACGGTCGTCGGCGACCCCGCCCAGTCGTCCTGGTCCGACCCCGACGAGGCGGCCCAGGCCCGCGACGAGGCCCTCGGCACCCGTCCGCGCCGCCGCTTCCAGCTGACCGTGAACTACCGCAACCCGGCCGAGATCGCCGAGCTCGCGGCGAAGGTGCTGGCGCTGGCCATGCCGGGCTCCGAGTCCCCGTCGGCCGTCCGCTCCACGGGCGTACGGCCGCGCTTCTCGGTCGTACGGGAGTCTCTCGCCCAGACGGTCCGATCGGAGGCCGCCCGCCTCCTCGACCTCGTCGACGGGACCGTCGGTGTCGTCGTGGCCATGAACCGTCGCGAGGAGGCGGCCCGCTGGGTCGCCGGGCTCGGGGACCGGGTCGTGGCCCTCGGCAGCCTGGAGGCGAAGGGCCTGGAGTACGACGCGACGGTGGTCGTCTCCCCGGCGGAGATCGCGGACGAGTCCCCGGCCGGTCTGCGGGTGCTGTACGTGGCCCTCACCCGGGCGACCCAGCAGCTCACGGTGGTGTCGGGGGAGCGGGACGCACCGGACGCGAACGGGGTGCCCGACCTGCTCAGGGATTGA
- a CDS encoding zf-HC2 domain-containing protein: MMGSPGPNEHETVGAYALGILDDAEATAFEAHLATCEWCAQQLDELAGMEPMLAALADLPGSGTPAIGESLSSKPSPRLVNKLVDEVADRRAQKRRKGFYMVAAAAALIIGGPIVAVGATGGDSGGTSAAPAPSAAKTLFDGMGDKATGTDPSTGVSATVATEKKDWGTEAVLELKGVKGPLKCSLIAVGKNGERETVSSWSVPAWGYGLPDGKTEKSRNPLYIGGGAAQTPNEIDHYEVMTFDGKKLVEVDA; the protein is encoded by the coding sequence ATGATGGGATCTCCGGGCCCGAACGAGCACGAAACCGTCGGCGCCTACGCCCTCGGGATCCTCGACGATGCCGAGGCAACCGCTTTCGAGGCCCATCTCGCCACCTGCGAATGGTGCGCCCAGCAGCTCGACGAGCTCGCCGGGATGGAACCGATGCTGGCCGCCCTCGCGGACCTGCCGGGCTCCGGCACACCCGCCATCGGCGAGTCGCTGTCCTCGAAGCCCAGCCCGCGCCTGGTGAACAAGCTCGTCGACGAGGTCGCCGACCGCCGCGCGCAGAAGCGCCGCAAGGGCTTCTACATGGTCGCGGCCGCGGCCGCGCTGATCATCGGCGGCCCGATCGTCGCCGTGGGAGCGACCGGCGGGGACTCGGGCGGCACCTCGGCGGCCCCCGCGCCGAGCGCCGCCAAGACCCTGTTCGACGGCATGGGCGACAAGGCGACGGGCACGGACCCCTCTACGGGCGTCAGTGCGACCGTCGCCACGGAGAAGAAGGACTGGGGCACCGAGGCGGTCCTCGAGCTCAAGGGTGTCAAGGGCCCGCTCAAGTGCTCCCTGATCGCCGTCGGCAAGAACGGCGAGCGCGAGACGGTCTCCTCCTGGTCCGTCCCGGCATGGGGCTACGGCCTTCCCGACGGCAAGACCGAGAAGTCCAGGAACCCGCTCTACATCGGCGGCGGAGCGGCCCAGACCCCGAACGAGATCGACCACTACGAGGTCATGACCTTCGACGGCAAGAAGCTCGTCGAGGTCGACGCGTAA
- a CDS encoding sigma-70 family RNA polymerase sigma factor, giving the protein MSQPSEPDEELMRALYREHAGPLLAYVLRLVAGDRQRAEDVVQETLIRAWKNAGQLNRATGSVRPWLVTVARRIVIDGHRSRQARPQEVDPSPLEVIPAEDEIDKALWLMTLSDALDDLTPAHREVLVETYFKGRTVNEAAETLGIPSGTVRSRVFYALRSMKLALEERGVTA; this is encoded by the coding sequence AGAGAACACGCCGGACCTCTCCTTGCGTATGTCCTGCGGCTGGTCGCCGGAGACCGGCAACGCGCGGAGGACGTCGTCCAGGAGACACTCATCCGAGCCTGGAAGAACGCCGGTCAGCTCAATCGTGCGACCGGATCGGTACGCCCCTGGCTGGTGACGGTCGCCCGTCGCATCGTCATCGACGGCCACCGCAGCCGGCAGGCCCGGCCGCAGGAGGTTGATCCGTCGCCGCTGGAGGTCATCCCCGCGGAGGACGAGATCGACAAGGCGCTGTGGCTGATGACGTTGTCCGACGCGCTCGACGACCTGACCCCGGCCCACCGGGAGGTGCTCGTAGAGACGTACTTCAAGGGGCGTACCGTCAACGAGGCGGCAGAGACCCTGGGCATACCCAGCGGCACCGTCCGCTCCCGGGTCTTCTATGCCCTGCGGTCGATGAAGCTGGCACTGGAGGAGCGGGGGGTGACGGCGTGA